Proteins from a single region of Akkermansiaceae bacterium:
- a CDS encoding universal stress protein — protein sequence MKMIVAAVDFSNATPGVLATAGKLAKAFGAQLHLIHIIEPQVPFTAYGFTPEEFPAMPLYDTQVRTRAEKKLEELRQELGDVPGVNTQLVDGSPLHATIDYVEKTGADLVVLGSHGHGVVASLLLGSVAEGMVRKAVIPTLIVPVREKE from the coding sequence ATGAAAATGATCGTCGCAGCCGTGGACTTCTCGAATGCAACTCCGGGCGTGCTCGCCACCGCCGGGAAGCTGGCGAAGGCGTTCGGTGCACAGCTCCACCTCATCCACATCATCGAGCCCCAGGTACCGTTCACCGCCTACGGCTTCACCCCGGAGGAATTCCCCGCGATGCCGCTCTATGACACGCAGGTCCGCACCCGTGCGGAGAAGAAGCTGGAGGAACTCCGCCAGGAACTCGGTGACGTCCCGGGGGTGAACACGCAGCTCGTGGACGGAAGCCCGCTCCACGCGACCATCGACTACGTGGAAAAGACCGGCGCCGACCTGGTCGTGCTGGGTTCGCACGGCCACGGCGTGGTGGCATCGCTGTTGTTGGGGAGTGTCGCGGAGGGGATGGTTCGGAAAGCCGTCATCCCCACACTGATCGTTCCCGTCAGGGAGAAGGAATGA
- a CDS encoding transcriptional regulator codes for MIDFSQLDRTIHEKGRLSIMTLLASRAEPWAFQDLKGQLDMSDGNLITHLRTLEKAEFISGEKLTGDGRPQTLYALSDAGKKAFVAYLGVLEQILDLGK; via the coding sequence ATGATCGATTTTTCCCAGCTCGACCGCACCATCCACGAAAAAGGCCGTCTCTCCATCATGACGCTGCTGGCTTCGAGGGCGGAGCCATGGGCATTCCAGGACCTCAAGGGGCAGCTCGACATGTCCGACGGGAACCTCATCACCCACCTCCGCACGCTGGAGAAAGCCGAGTTCATCTCCGGCGAAAAGCTCACCGGGGACGGCCGGCCCCAGACGCTCTATGCGCTCTCGGACGCCGGAAAGAAGGCCTTCGTCGCCTATCTGGGAGTGCTGGAGCAGATCCTGGATCTGGGCAAATGA
- a CDS encoding sigma-70 family RNA polymerase sigma factor, which yields MSEIAANEESRLISAAQNGDLAAFGILVEHHYAAVRACLAVRMGNAHDAEDLTQEVFLLAFKKLDQCTPGRPMRPWLRRIAVNLSGNHRRKFRALPVGAIEELQNLIDDSLRQWIEPLDERTPLEALRHCLDQLESPARQLLFARYADELSLDELAALLERKTSAVSMQLHRLRHLIGNCIREKLSPQPPTPRPL from the coding sequence ATGAGTGAAATCGCCGCCAACGAAGAATCCCGCCTGATCTCAGCGGCGCAAAACGGCGACCTCGCCGCCTTCGGAATCCTCGTGGAACACCACTACGCCGCAGTCCGCGCCTGCCTCGCCGTCCGCATGGGAAATGCCCACGACGCCGAGGACCTCACCCAGGAGGTTTTTCTGCTCGCCTTCAAAAAGCTCGACCAGTGCACCCCCGGCCGGCCGATGCGCCCCTGGCTCCGGCGCATCGCCGTCAATCTCTCCGGAAACCACCGCCGGAAATTCCGCGCGCTGCCAGTGGGGGCCATCGAGGAACTCCAGAACCTGATCGACGACTCGCTCCGCCAATGGATCGAGCCCCTCGACGAACGGACGCCGCTGGAAGCCCTGCGGCATTGCCTGGATCAACTGGAATCACCCGCCCGGCAGCTTCTCTTCGCCCGTTACGCGGATGAGCTTTCACTCGACGAGCTCGCCGCGCTGCTCGAGCGGAAAACCTCCGCCGTCTCCATGCAGCTCCACCGCCTCCGGCATCTCATCGGCAATTGCATCCGGGAAAAACTTTCCCCGCAGCCCCCCACCCCCCGCCCGCTATGA
- a CDS encoding S9 family peptidase: protein MASLHAESISYPTTRKEPVTDTYHGVKVEDAYRWLEDDNSPETKAWVTAQNAVTGKYLSAIPQRNTIRERLKNLWNFERMGLPQEQGGQWFYNMNSGLQEQAVLYTAPSLEGERRVLLDPNVISKEGTVSLSRYEPSEDGKLLAYATSGGGSDWNEIRIRDVSSGKDHGDHLKWVKFSGISWAKDGSGFFYSRYPTPPEGAALTQVNENQKLYFHTLGTPQEKDVLVYERPDQPRWGMGGWITEDGAYLLIHLSQGTDPKNRIAYRPAGDPQAPVTVLLPDGDAEYDFIGNIGPVFYFHTDLDAPRKRVIAIDTRTPERSAWKEIIPQSGDLLDTVSMSGGKLLCVYMKDASDRLYRFDTDGTGKTEIKLPGIGSIGGLGGKQEDKEVFYAFTSFTEPASVYRLNIATGESTLWRKPEVDFDGSAYETKQVFFTSKDGTRVPMFIVHKKGIKLDGSHRTLLYGYGGFQISMQPGFSISRAVWLERGGISVTVNLRGGGEYGREWHEGGRKGNKQNVFDDFIAAAEKLVADGYTKPSKLAIQGGSNGGLLVGACMTQRPELFGAALPAVGVMDMLRFQKFTIGWAWEKEYGSSDNAEDFPLLHRYSPYHALKPGTRYPATMVTTADHDDRVVPAHSFKFAARLQECQAEDGPPVLIRIDTSAGHGAGTALSKVIDRAADEWAFLEHVLGK, encoded by the coding sequence ATGGCTTCCCTGCACGCCGAATCCATCTCCTACCCCACGACCCGCAAAGAACCCGTCACCGATACCTACCATGGGGTGAAGGTGGAGGACGCCTACCGCTGGCTGGAGGATGACAACTCCCCGGAAACGAAAGCCTGGGTGACCGCCCAGAACGCCGTCACGGGGAAATACCTTTCCGCCATCCCGCAGCGGAACACCATCCGGGAGCGGTTGAAAAATCTGTGGAACTTCGAGCGGATGGGGCTGCCCCAGGAACAGGGAGGGCAGTGGTTCTACAACATGAACAGCGGCCTCCAGGAGCAGGCGGTGCTCTACACGGCCCCCTCGCTGGAGGGCGAACGGCGCGTGCTGCTGGACCCGAATGTGATTTCCAAGGAAGGCACGGTTTCCCTCTCCCGCTATGAGCCGAGCGAGGACGGAAAGCTGCTGGCCTACGCGACCTCAGGCGGGGGCAGTGACTGGAACGAGATCCGCATCCGCGACGTCTCCTCCGGCAAGGACCACGGAGATCACCTGAAATGGGTGAAGTTCAGCGGCATCTCCTGGGCGAAGGATGGCAGCGGGTTTTTCTACAGCCGCTACCCCACCCCACCGGAAGGCGCGGCACTCACCCAGGTGAACGAGAATCAGAAGCTCTACTTCCACACGCTGGGCACCCCGCAGGAAAAGGATGTGCTGGTCTATGAACGTCCGGACCAGCCGCGCTGGGGCATGGGCGGATGGATCACGGAGGACGGCGCGTATCTGCTCATCCATCTGTCCCAGGGAACGGACCCGAAGAACCGCATCGCCTACCGCCCGGCGGGTGATCCGCAAGCACCGGTCACCGTGCTGCTGCCGGATGGGGATGCGGAGTATGATTTCATCGGCAACATCGGCCCCGTCTTCTACTTCCACACGGATCTGGACGCGCCGCGGAAACGGGTGATCGCCATCGATACCCGGACTCCGGAGAGATCCGCGTGGAAGGAGATCATCCCGCAGTCCGGGGATCTGCTGGATACCGTCAGCATGTCCGGCGGGAAACTGCTCTGCGTCTATATGAAGGACGCGAGCGACCGGCTGTACCGCTTTGACACGGACGGAACCGGAAAGACGGAGATCAAACTGCCGGGCATCGGCTCCATCGGCGGGCTGGGCGGAAAGCAGGAGGACAAGGAGGTGTTCTATGCCTTCACCAGTTTCACGGAGCCGGCGTCCGTCTATCGCCTCAACATCGCCACGGGCGAAAGCACGCTGTGGAGGAAACCGGAGGTGGACTTCGACGGGAGTGCCTATGAAACGAAGCAGGTTTTCTTCACCAGCAAGGACGGCACGCGGGTGCCGATGTTCATCGTCCACAAGAAAGGCATCAAGCTGGATGGCTCCCACCGGACGCTGCTCTACGGTTACGGCGGCTTCCAGATCAGCATGCAGCCCGGCTTCTCCATCTCCCGCGCGGTGTGGCTGGAGCGCGGCGGCATCTCGGTGACGGTGAACCTGCGCGGTGGCGGCGAGTACGGCCGTGAGTGGCATGAGGGCGGCAGAAAGGGAAACAAGCAGAACGTCTTCGACGACTTCATCGCCGCGGCGGAAAAGCTGGTTGCGGACGGCTACACGAAGCCGTCCAAGCTGGCGATCCAGGGCGGCAGCAACGGCGGGCTGCTGGTGGGCGCGTGCATGACCCAGCGGCCGGAACTGTTCGGCGCGGCCCTGCCTGCGGTGGGGGTGATGGACATGCTGCGCTTCCAGAAGTTCACCATCGGCTGGGCGTGGGAGAAGGAGTACGGCAGTTCTGACAACGCGGAGGACTTTCCCCTGCTCCACCGCTACTCGCCCTACCACGCGCTGAAGCCCGGCACCCGCTATCCGGCCACGATGGTCACCACGGCGGACCATGATGACCGGGTGGTGCCCGCCCACAGCTTCAAGTTCGCCGCACGGCTGCAGGAATGCCAAGCAGAGGACGGCCCGCCGGTGCTCATCCGCATCGATACCAGCGCCGGACACGGGGCTGGAACCGCACTGTCAAAGGTGATCGACCGCGCGGCGGACGAGTGGGCGTTCCTCGAACACGTTCTCGGGAAATGA
- a CDS encoding PEP-CTERM sorting domain-containing protein, producing the protein MIPKTSHRFSGLPSRSIPVFAALLAALPLKAAVLQPVSSSGLAKNGTLVTTTAATHRVGSAATDGNGRNMLVSFQLPDFGAVANPFTSASLGLYLDGKSGTPFSFNVDLYGLAAQGTSALPTGAYYEGATVDSSPGVSLIQQDFAITTTSNGSSVTTSAIVGNVNLLNYLNAQYAGGAGALQYVVFRLNPDVGNPGTAAIGYNFGSAQNPGSAGLPSLTYEAIPESATGALLLVSGGFVIVRRRRRN; encoded by the coding sequence ATGATCCCCAAGACATCGCATCGTTTCTCCGGACTGCCGTCGCGTTCGATTCCCGTGTTCGCGGCTTTGCTCGCGGCATTGCCGCTGAAGGCCGCCGTCCTCCAGCCGGTTTCCTCTTCGGGGCTTGCGAAGAACGGGACATTGGTCACGACGACCGCGGCCACCCACCGCGTCGGGTCTGCGGCCACCGACGGGAATGGGCGTAACATGCTGGTGAGTTTCCAACTGCCGGATTTCGGGGCGGTTGCCAATCCGTTCACCTCGGCGAGTCTGGGCTTGTATCTGGACGGGAAGAGCGGCACCCCGTTTTCCTTCAATGTCGATCTTTACGGCCTTGCGGCGCAGGGCACTTCGGCTCTGCCGACGGGCGCGTATTACGAGGGGGCGACTGTCGATTCCAGTCCCGGCGTCAGTTTGATTCAGCAGGATTTTGCCATCACGACCACGAGCAACGGGTCGTCTGTCACGACCAGCGCCATCGTCGGCAATGTCAATCTGCTGAACTATCTCAATGCCCAATACGCGGGCGGTGCCGGCGCGCTGCAATATGTCGTTTTCCGGCTCAATCCGGATGTGGGAAATCCCGGAACTGCGGCGATCGGCTACAATTTCGGGTCCGCACAGAATCCAGGCAGTGCGGGCCTTCCTTCACTGACTTACGAGGCGATCCCGGAGTCGGCGACGGGGGCATTGCTGCTGGTTTCCGGCGGCTTTGTGATAGTCCGCCGCCGCCGGCGGAACTGA
- a CDS encoding N-acetylmuramoyl-L-alanine amidase, with protein sequence MKTASLVLGWMGALLLSAVTSDARDLGEEWDWDVKRVGENDYIPFGKFGEFYGFGDLERNGGEIRLEKRGAQRSEIVVNFSVGSKECHFNKVKIILNREIMEEGGEVFLSREDLSRLIDPILRPHQIGGSGVPRTVILDPTGGGDAARHAWEIAGKARTKLEERGIKVVMTRGEEKAMTVEERVGAANEVQEPAVFVSINFLDEKDGPKGMRTSVLVPPVVGTGEEAGEISRLGAALGISIHGGVLRNLGVNTQDNGLSSDKQSGFVGLRHPAITLTAANLADEYQARLAANEKFQDAVADGIALGITKYQIAVSRKRE encoded by the coding sequence ATGAAAACCGCATCACTTGTTCTTGGATGGATGGGGGCACTTTTGTTGTCCGCCGTGACATCGGATGCCCGTGACCTCGGGGAGGAGTGGGATTGGGACGTGAAACGGGTCGGCGAGAACGACTACATCCCGTTCGGGAAGTTCGGGGAATTCTACGGCTTCGGTGATCTGGAGAGAAATGGCGGTGAGATCCGCCTTGAGAAGCGCGGCGCTCAGAGAAGCGAGATCGTGGTGAACTTCAGCGTCGGCTCGAAGGAATGCCACTTCAACAAGGTGAAGATCATCCTCAACAGGGAGATCATGGAGGAGGGCGGCGAGGTGTTCCTCTCGCGGGAAGATCTCAGCCGTCTCATCGACCCCATCTTGCGGCCCCACCAGATCGGAGGTTCCGGGGTGCCCCGTACCGTGATCCTGGACCCGACAGGTGGGGGAGATGCGGCGCGCCACGCTTGGGAGATCGCCGGGAAGGCGAGGACCAAGCTGGAGGAGCGCGGGATCAAGGTCGTCATGACCCGCGGGGAGGAAAAGGCCATGACGGTGGAGGAGCGCGTCGGTGCCGCCAACGAAGTCCAGGAGCCCGCGGTTTTCGTCAGCATCAATTTCCTGGATGAAAAGGACGGACCCAAGGGCATGCGAACCTCGGTGCTGGTGCCGCCCGTTGTCGGAACGGGGGAGGAAGCTGGAGAGATTTCCCGGCTCGGTGCTGCCTTGGGAATCAGCATTCATGGCGGCGTGCTGCGCAACCTGGGAGTGAACACCCAGGACAACGGCCTTTCATCGGACAAGCAGTCCGGCTTTGTCGGCCTCCGGCATCCCGCCATCACGCTGACGGCGGCCAACCTCGCGGACGAGTATCAGGCGAGACTGGCCGCGAACGAAAAATTCCAGGATGCGGTGGCCGATGGGATCGCCCTTGGCATCACGAAATACCAGATCGCCGTCAGCAGGAAACGGGAGTGA
- a CDS encoding L,D-transpeptidase, protein MKSFPCLLLAAAAAAALSSCTAPVSKGPKSSFTFDPPVKKATNPSAVRVKISTSAQKLYVVEGSEVLLATPVCVGTASAPTPKGTFPVQAKVANRRRVSSPGAGYPMTYWIQFYSPSYGAHWGFIKPYPATHGCVRMPLNSARKVFNLVRVGTPINVATTQPEDATIGKTLPVLDDSKLDNPPNSYMLSPQVFRDAEKGKMWNF, encoded by the coding sequence ATGAAATCCTTTCCCTGTCTCCTCCTCGCCGCTGCCGCAGCCGCCGCCCTCAGTTCCTGTACCGCCCCTGTTTCCAAGGGACCGAAGAGTTCCTTCACCTTCGACCCACCGGTGAAGAAGGCGACGAATCCGTCCGCCGTGCGGGTGAAGATCAGCACCAGCGCGCAGAAACTCTATGTGGTGGAGGGCAGTGAGGTCCTGCTCGCCACCCCGGTATGCGTGGGCACCGCCTCCGCGCCGACGCCGAAGGGCACCTTCCCCGTCCAGGCCAAGGTCGCCAACCGCCGCCGGGTCAGCAGCCCGGGCGCGGGCTACCCCATGACCTACTGGATCCAGTTCTACAGCCCGTCCTACGGCGCGCACTGGGGCTTCATCAAACCCTACCCCGCGACCCACGGCTGCGTCCGCATGCCACTGAACTCCGCCCGGAAGGTGTTCAACCTCGTCCGTGTCGGCACGCCGATCAACGTCGCCACCACCCAGCCGGAAGATGCCACCATCGGCAAGACCCTGCCGGTGCTCGACGACAGCAAGCTGGATAACCCGCCGAATTCCTACATGCTCAGCCCGCAGGTCTTCAGGGACGCGGAAAAGGGCAAGATGTGGAATTTCTGA
- a CDS encoding VOC family protein produces MIRFLHTRIRVRDLDNSIAFYKKLGYELGEFKDSPQGNKLAFLNLPGNDVFLELTYSPDYTATCPEDLMHTCLGVEDIVEYCDGVEKSGIEIWPDGWREKFTSGGRKMAFVTDPDGYEVEILERGAKVV; encoded by the coding sequence ATGATCCGTTTCCTGCATACCCGCATCCGTGTCCGTGACCTCGACAACTCGATCGCCTTCTACAAGAAGCTGGGCTACGAGCTGGGCGAGTTCAAAGACTCCCCGCAAGGGAACAAGCTGGCCTTCCTCAACCTGCCCGGCAACGACGTGTTCCTGGAGCTGACCTATTCACCGGACTACACGGCGACCTGCCCGGAGGACCTCATGCACACGTGTCTGGGTGTGGAGGACATCGTGGAGTACTGCGACGGCGTCGAGAAATCCGGCATCGAGATCTGGCCGGACGGCTGGAGGGAGAAGTTCACCTCCGGCGGCCGCAAGATGGCGTTCGTGACGGATCCCGACGGCTATGAAGTCGAGATCCTGGAGCGTGGCGCAAAGGTGGTCTGA